DNA from Salinispora arenicola:
GGTCCCAGACGCTGCTCACGTTCGACACGCTGCGGCAGGTCAGCCGCAGCACCGCCGCGTCGGTCGACCGGCCCGCCACCGGGGCGCTGGCACCCGCCGCCGCCCACCCGACGCCGCCGGGCGGAACCCGCCTACCGCTACCCGCCGCCGCGCCGCTGACGCTGTCCGTCGAGGCAGCCCTCACCGCCCGCCGCAGCAGCTTCGGCCGGTTCCTGCACAACCGTCCGATGGCGGCAGAGCAGCTCGCCGCGCTGCTGCGGGCCACCACCGCCAGCACCGTGCCATCCGAGATCGACGGACCCGCAGACCGTCCGCTGACGCGGATCTACGCCTTCGTCAACGCCGTGGCCAACGTGCCCGCCGGGGGATACGTGTACGACCCGCAGGAGCACAGCCTGGTCGCCGTCACCAGTGGCCCACCAGGAGCATTCCTGCAACGCAACTACACCCTGGCCAACTACAACCTGGAGCAGGCAGCGGTCGTGCTCGTCCTGACGGTGCGCACACACGCGGTGCTGGACGCCACCGGCGACCGAGGCTACAACCTCGTCAACGCCACCATCGGCGCGATGGCCCAGACCTTCTACACTGTCGCCGCCGCACTGCACCTCGGCGCGGGGGTCGCACTGGGCTTCGACGGCATCTCCTACGTCGAGGAGCTGGGACTCGCCGACAGCGACGAGTTCCCGCTGCTCATCATGCTCGCCGGCGAGGAACGCGGACAGCTCGGCGACTACCGATACGAGCTGCGGTGATGCACGTCGTGCCAGCACAGGGCCGGCTACCGCGCGCCGCCGCCCCCACCAGCTGGCGCACCGGTGCGTACTTCACCGCCCGGGTCGCCGGCCTTCCCCTGTCGACGGTCGACGCGCTGCGCTGCCCGGCGGCCTGCACCTGGGCCGACGACGTACTCACCCTGGAACGCCAGCTCGCGGCCGACGGGGCGCGGCTCAGTCAACTCCTGTACGAGCTGGTCAACGACAACGAGGACGAGTCGGCCCGGCGACGGCTGCTGACGCTGCGCCGACAGATCTTCAACAACGTCCTGCCGGCCGCGCCCGGGCCGGCGCTCGCCGCGGTCGCACAGACCCGGCCGGCGGCCCTACCGGTCGTACAGCGCTGGCTGCAGCAACGGACCCAGCTCGCCCGGCGACACGACGAAGGTGGTGCGGTCCTCGCCGCCGACGTCGCCCAGGCCCGCGCCCACCTGTGGCGGCTGGCCGACGAGCCACGCCTGCGCGGCGGACTCCAACTCGCCTCACCGACCCTCGATGAGCAACTCGCCGCCGGGACTGCACCGCAGCTGACCCGGCCCGCGAACAAACGAACCCGCCGCGTCGAACGCTCACTGCTGTCCTACCTGTACCGCACCGCGTGCAAGACCAGCCCGTTCAGCACCTTCACCGCGGTCGCCCTCGGCCGCTTCACCGACACCGGATCGCAGCTCGAGTTCCCCGTCGACGCGCAGTGGCACCAACACGTACGCCTCAACGTCGTCCTGGTCGCCCGGCTCGCCGAGCTGGTCACCGCCGACCCGCGGCGGCGCGGCGACCTGTTGGTGGAGCTGAGCCCGGGATGGCGCCGCGACGCGGACCGGATCCGCTACGTACGGCACTGGGTCACCGCCGGCGACGACAGCGCCACGGTCAGCTTCGACTCGGTCCGCGACGGCCTCTTCTTCCTGCGCCGCAGCGGCGTCCTGGACGGGCTCACCGCCCTGTTGCAGCACCGCGGCACGATTCGCTGCGCCGACCTGGTGGACCGGCTCTGCCAGGACACCGGGGCCGAACGGCCCGACGGCGAGACGTACCTGTCGACGCTGCTGGAGTTGGGAATGCTGCGGCTGGTCGGCCTCGACACCGACGTGCACACCACGGACCCGATCCGCGCGCTCGCCGGCACGCTGCGGCACCTGGACAGGCCGTGGGCCACACACCTCGTCGACCAGCTCCACGACATCATCGAGCTGGTCGACGCCTACCGACAGGGCGACCTCGACCGCCGCCGCGACCTGCGGCACCGACTCCAGGACACGGTACGCGCGGCGATGCGCGCACTCGGCGAGGACAACCCGACCCTGCCGCAGACCCTGCTGTACGAGGACAGCCGGGTCGCCGGCGAACCCGTCACCATCGCGGCCCCGCCCTGGCAGCGGCTGGTCGGCGCGAACCTCGCCGCCGTGGAGCGGATCCTGCCCGCCTTCGACCAGAACCTGCCACACCGGATCATGTTCCACGGCTTCTTCCTGGCCCGGTTCGGCGTCGGTGGCCGCTGCCACGACCTGCTGCGGCTGGTCGAGGACTTCCACGACGACCTCTACGAGCAGTACTCCTCCTACACGGCGGGGCGCCGCCCGTTCGCCGAGGACGGTAGCTACACCCCCGAGGAGAACTGGCTGGGCCGACCCGAAATGACCGCACTCGATGAGGCCCGACAGCTCTTCGCTACCCGCCTGGCCGCACTCACCGCCGCCGACCCCCAGAGCACCGAGCTGTCCCTGCCCGTCGAGCTGTTCGACGAGATGGGCGCGCTGCTCGGCGACACCGCCCACCGGATCCACCCGAAAGGGCACTTCGTCCAGCTGGCCCTACGCGAGCCCGCCCCGCTGCTGGTGCTCAACCAGTCCTTCGGCGGACTCTCCTTCCCGTTCAGCCGGTTCACCCACTGCTTCGACGCCGACACCCCCACCCTCGCCGAGCGGCTACGTGCCCAGGCAGCTGAAATCACCCCACCGGGCGTGGTCTTCGCCGAGCTGACCGGGGGAGCCGCCACCACCAACCTGAACCTGCACTCCCGGCTCACCGACTACGTGATCGTCTGCCCCGGCGAATCCAGCAGCGCCCCCGCCGACCGGCAACTCACCCTCGACGACCTCTACCTGGCACACGATCCGGACACCGACCGGATCGTGCTGCGGTCGACCCGCCTCGACAAGGAGGTCGTCGCCGTGTACCTGGGCTACCTGGTGCCGATGGCGCTGCCGCAGATCCCGCGTACCCTGCTGCTGCTCTCACCGGCGTCGGCGGTGCGCCTCGACGTGTGGCGCGGAGTGCCGGCGGCCACCACCGACGGCATCACCGTCCGGCCCCGGCTGCGCCTGGGCAACATCGTGCTCGCCCGCCGCAGCTGGTCCGTACCGGTACGCGAGCTTCCCGACACGGGCGACCCCGGCACCGACCCGGCGGCGTTCCTGGGCTGGCGCCGCTGGCGGGCCCGGCACGGCATACCCGAGCAGGCATTCGCCACCGTCTACTCAGCCGACCCCGGGCGGCTGACGACCAACCCGAAGCCGCAGTACGTCGACTTTGGCAGCGCGCTGTCGATGCAGGCGTTGCGGGCCGTGCTGGACGGCCCGGACGACCGGATCGTCCTGCGCGAGCTGCTGCCGGCCGCCGACGAACTGCCCGCCCACGGCGCACACGGTGGGCACGTCAGCGAGCTGGCAGTAGAGACCTTCCGCGTCGACGCGAGGCAGACCGTCGCCCACCACGACCACGGAGGTAGCAGCCAATGACCGCGTCCGCCGCCGCGCCCACCAACGCCGAGGACACCGCCGACCAGCGGGGGCAGTGGATCGCGCTGCACATCTTCTACGCGGCCAACCCGCAACCGCTGCTGGTGGAATGCGTGGCGCCGCTGATCCGGGAACTCACCGAGCAGGACCTGCTCGCCGGTCACTTCTTCATCAACTACTGGCTGGAGGGGCCACACGTGCGGCTGCGGCTGCGCCCACGTACCCCAGCCGACGAGCCGGAGGTGCGGGCGCGCACCGAGGCGGCGGTCAACCGGTTCCTCACCACCCGCCCCGCGCTGTACGCGATGGGCACCGGCTACCTGCGGGAGCTCTACGACATCCTCTTCGCGCTGGAGTTCCCCGAGGGGCGGCCGGCAGAACTGGTCGACGCAAACGGACAGATGCTGCTCCGACCCAACAACTCATACAGCTACCGGCCCTACGCACCGGAGTACGGCAAGTACGGCGGGCCGGCGGGCATCGAGATCGCCGAATGGCACTTCCAGCACTCCACCGACACGGTGCTACGCGCCATCTCGTCGATGAACCTGCACCTGCGCCCGGTGCTGCTGGGCACCGCCGCGCAACTGATGACGGTGCACGCCGGCACCTTCCTGCCCGACCGCGAGCAACTGGTGGACTTCC
Protein-coding regions in this window:
- a CDS encoding lantibiotic dehydratase; translated protein: MHVVPAQGRLPRAAAPTSWRTGAYFTARVAGLPLSTVDALRCPAACTWADDVLTLERQLAADGARLSQLLYELVNDNEDESARRRLLTLRRQIFNNVLPAAPGPALAAVAQTRPAALPVVQRWLQQRTQLARRHDEGGAVLAADVAQARAHLWRLADEPRLRGGLQLASPTLDEQLAAGTAPQLTRPANKRTRRVERSLLSYLYRTACKTSPFSTFTAVALGRFTDTGSQLEFPVDAQWHQHVRLNVVLVARLAELVTADPRRRGDLLVELSPGWRRDADRIRYVRHWVTAGDDSATVSFDSVRDGLFFLRRSGVLDGLTALLQHRGTIRCADLVDRLCQDTGAERPDGETYLSTLLELGMLRLVGLDTDVHTTDPIRALAGTLRHLDRPWATHLVDQLHDIIELVDAYRQGDLDRRRDLRHRLQDTVRAAMRALGEDNPTLPQTLLYEDSRVAGEPVTIAAPPWQRLVGANLAAVERILPAFDQNLPHRIMFHGFFLARFGVGGRCHDLLRLVEDFHDDLYEQYSSYTAGRRPFAEDGSYTPEENWLGRPEMTALDEARQLFATRLAALTAADPQSTELSLPVELFDEMGALLGDTAHRIHPKGHFVQLALREPAPLLVLNQSFGGLSFPFSRFTHCFDADTPTLAERLRAQAAEITPPGVVFAELTGGAATTNLNLHSRLTDYVIVCPGESSSAPADRQLTLDDLYLAHDPDTDRIVLRSTRLDKEVVAVYLGYLVPMALPQIPRTLLLLSPASAVRLDVWRGVPAATTDGITVRPRLRLGNIVLARRSWSVPVRELPDTGDPGTDPAAFLGWRRWRARHGIPEQAFATVYSADPGRLTTNPKPQYVDFGSALSMQALRAVLDGPDDRIVLRELLPAADELPAHGAHGGHVSELAVETFRVDARQTVAHHDHGGSSQ
- a CDS encoding lantibiotic dehydratase C-terminal domain-containing protein; this encodes MTASAAAPTNAEDTADQRGQWIALHIFYAANPQPLLVECVAPLIRELTEQDLLAGHFFINYWLEGPHVRLRLRPRTPADEPEVRARTEAAVNRFLTTRPALYAMGTGYLRELYDILFALEFPEGRPAELVDANGQMLLRPNNSYSYRPYAPEYGKYGGPAGIEIAEWHFQHSTDTVLRAISSMNLHLRPVLLGTAAQLMTVHAGTFLPDREQLVDFLDQYHHYWHRAFAGTNLIGIDEYTRMYDSVAGELGRRVQQILTLIAQGETQRLPGFLRGWAEHAATLRQKVLALATSGELTVSAWSGGDRVITDPGEALTSLLSPYLHMTNNRLHATIRDEAYLSYLLARVLRESAVSS